The DNA region GCTTTCTTCTCGAAGCGCGTCAATAGCCTTGTGCCCACCCCGTCGTTTGGATAGATTTGAACCTCTTTTATGAGATATGACACCAAATACCGTCGTTCTTCCTCTGTCATTATATCATAGAATGCTCCGAATGTCTTTAACATTTCATAGATATTTTCTACCGTCACTCGTTCTTTTTCGATAGACTCCTTTCGCAAATTGGCGTCGTCAAGACAAGATTCGATTTCACTAATTGTATCGTACAACAAATCAAGCCGCTTTGTCATGTCCGCGATCTTTCGCTAGCGATGAGTTGCTTCCATCGGCATCGTGTCGATTTCGTGTTCCAACCGAGTTTATTGGCGATAACTTCTTTCGGTTTTTTCTCATAATTTGCTATCTCGGTATCAATCTGCGTAGTGTCGATCTCCTGCGATACGCTTCTAATTCGATGATTTCAACACCAATTCCAAATTGCTTGATTTCGGTTTCATTCCCAATCGTTCATAAAATGCGATGGCACCGTCGTTTCCTTCCCAAACATTCAAAGTTATTTCATAACAACTGAGGCGTAACGCTTCTTCTTTTACGTAATCAAACAAGGCTGTTCCTATATGCTTCCCTCGCGCCGATTCGTCCACACAAAGATCATCGATATATAAAGACCGAAAAGGCACAAGAAAAGGTTGGACGGTCGGCTCTCTAACAATACAAAGCGCATGTCCCAGAACTCTCTCGTTTTCATCCACAGCGACATAACAACGTCGGCTTTTATCGTTTATTATCTCAATCACTTCATCATAAGAATACTTCGTCGTTCCGGAGACGAACATATCGGGTCTGATCTTGGCGTGAAGTTCAAGGACTTGCTGCAACAAAGCAAGTATCTCTTCGGCATCTTTTTCTTGCGCGACTCTGACGGTTATCATTTTTCAAAACCTCTTTTTTTATTATAAGCTTTATCCTCGTAAAGCGCACGTGAAAGTAATGACACCGTTTTCCCATTTTGCCGAGATTTCGCCGTGATATTCTTTGCAGATGTTTTCCGCGATGGACAGACCTATTCCGTAACCGCCTTTATCGATATTATGCGAGGTGTCCTGTCGATAAAAACGATCGAAAAATCTTGTGTAGTCCACGGTCGCACCATCCTTATAATCGTTGGAAACAGCAAGCGTCATCGTTTCTTTTTTGCCTTTGGACAAATAAACGGTTATCGTACCTTTTTCATCGCAATACTTCATAGCATTGTCTAAAAGAATGGTGGCAAGTTGCCGTATTTTCCCTTCATTCCCTATCATAGAAAGGTTGTCTTCGATCTGTTTTACCAAAGACTTTTCTTGTTGCGTAGCGACGGCGATATAGGTATCCGTCGTCTGTTCCACCGCGACGGAAACGTTGAACGGTACCGCTTTCTCTTCGGCGTTTGCTTTTTCGTCTGATTTGGCGATCATGACGAGATTTTTGATAAGTCCGTCGATGCGATCCACTTGTGCGAGCGTTGACTGGGTCCACTCGTTTTCGCCCGCCGTCATTTCCAACAACTCGGTGTTGGCGCGAATAACGGCAAGGGGCGTCTTCAATTCGTGGCTCGCATTGGTAATAAATTCTTTTTGCCGACGATTGTTCTCGATCTCGGGGCGGATGGCATAGGCGGAAATCCGATAGATCAACAGAAACATTCCCATAAGAACGATGACGAAAATCGCTAAACTTAAAAAAAGAATACGATAGATCATGGATAATTCGCTTTCGCAATTCAAAAGCACGATCGTATAGCTTCCGTCGGCATTCGTCGTCTTTTGGTAATAATAGCTGCCTTCGCGACCGAAATCTTTGTTGCCGCTTTGCAGTATTTCGGCACGCGAAATAACCTCTTCGGACACCTTTTCCGGCGTATTGGTGCGAACGGTATAGCTCCCGTCCTCTTTGAAAACAAAGACATAAAAAAGATTGTTGCTTAGTTGCGGAGAGAAAATGTCGTCCATCGACGGCGCGGAAAAATTGTGCATTTGTTCTTGTACCGGTTGCTCGGAAAGTCCGTCCAACCGTTTATGAACGGACGATAAAGTAAAGAAAAATACGGACAGATTGATCGCCGTTACGATAAAAATCATAACGAAAAACAGGGAAAGCATTGCGATCCCAATAAATTTTTTTCTTAATCTCCGAATATCTGCCGCGTTCATTTTTCCTCCGTTGTCAGTAAAAATTCACCGCCTTTTGTTCCGTTTATGGTGACCGTTGAACCGACCGCTCTCAATTTTCCTTTCAGATACGATATATATAGCCATAAAGTATCGGCGTCGGCGTTTTCGTCTCTTTTCCACACCCTTTCCAAAAGTGTTCCGCTTGAAAGCGGCACGTCGGCGTTTTTCATCAAGACTTGCATCAATTCATATTCTTTAACGGACAATCGAATGGAATTCTTTGCCGAAAGTTCATAGTTATCCGGATCCAATTCCAATCCGCAAAAAGAGACTCGTTCCGTATTGTAATCCGAACTGCGTCGGCAAGCGGAGCGAATACGGGCAAGTAATTCTTTCATGGCAAACGGTTTTGGAAGATAATCGTCCGCGCCCGCGTCCAATCCCGCCACGCGGTCTTCGATCTCCGCCTTTGCCGTCAGCATAATGACGGGCGAAGTGATATGCCTTTTTCTAAGTTCGGTGAGTACTTCCAGCCCGTCTTTTTTCGGCATCATGATGTCCAGTATTATGCAATCGTACGCGTTTGTTTTCAGGCGTTCAAGCGCTTCTTCTCCGTCAAAAACGCTGTCCACGTCATACTTTTCAATCGTCAGGGCGGTCGAGACCGCCTTATTGAGATCTTTCGTGTCTTCCGCAAATAAAATTTTCATTCTACCATCCTCTGCTTTCTACTATCATATCGCGTATCGCCTGCATAGAAACGTCGGTAGACGCCAGTTCGTCCGCGCAACGTTTCAATTCAGCCTTGATAAGCTCCGCGTTTGTCACCACGTTCTTCTTGTATTTCAAGTGATGCTCGAGCGCCGCCCACGTGTCCATCGAGATCGTCCTTAGTTGTATTTCCACAAAATACCCTTCCGCCGTCTTCAGGATCATATGATAACTCCTGTATCCGTTGGGCTTTACGTTACGGATATAATCTTTTTCGGTTACGATCTCATAATCGGGGAATGATCGAAGGTATTCCGCTACTTTATAAACGTCTCCGACAAACGCGCAAACGATCCTGACACCGATGGCGTCGGTCAATACGCGAAGCGCGCTCTCCGTGTTTTCCGGTAAGCCGTTTCTTCTGCACTTTTCGCGCATACTATCTTCCGCTTTGATACGGGAAAGACAATGTTCGATCGGGTCCATACCGTAGTTTTCGGTCAGATTTTTACGAAGAGCCTCTATCCTATCAAGGATATCTCCCATCGTCTTTTCCATTTTCGGCAAATGATCTCCGTAGATAGACTGCATTCTTGTTGCTCCTTTTTCGATTTATGCTTTTATTGTAAAAACGTCGATTAATTTTTACCTAAAGAATAACATTCTTCATCAATAGTTTCCTTTCAAGGCTCTTTTCGGATCCTTTTGGTGGACGCTTGCTTATTGTACCTGCAGTACAACTACGCGCACTTTCACCAAAATGCTCTCGAAAATCCCTCTTTCAAGGTGCGTAGCATTTTGAGTAGCGAGGGGGCGCCTCGGAAGATAGGGGAACAAGGAAGACGTACTCGTTAAGGCAAGGCAAACGACTGAAATAATACTTGACGTATTATAAAGGAGTTTAACACAGCCTTAACCGCCCTATCGCCGCTCAAAAAAGCTGTTGATGGAGTATGTTATTCTAAAGATCACCGATATGTAGAATGGAACAATTAACCTACCGTGGTAGCGCGCGAACTCTGCGTCCACGTATAAGTAGTCGAACCGTTGGTGATCGTGTAGGTGCTACCGGTCGTAAACCCGGAATAACTCATCCACAGCCCTTTATACGTCGTGCCGAGCGTAAAAGTAAACAGCGTCGTACCCGAAGAATTCTTGACGTACCACGTCCCCGAAGAGAAGGAATACGCCGTAGAACTGCTGCTACCGGACGAGGAACTGCTTCCCGGTCTTCCGCCGCCTCCCGGACCACCCGATCCGCCTCCGCCCATACCGGACGAGCCGCAACTGAATTTCACATAACATTGCGATGAGCTTGAGGGTAATCCCGCAGGCGTACCGGCGCACACGAAGATACCCCCTGTGATCGTACAGGTACCGTCGATATCAAAACCGGACATATTGCCGCTGGTGTCACTCGTTGCGTCGCGAGTAATGACCGTACCGCCCGTCTGCGTATAATTACCGTTACTGTCAATACCGTCGGTATCGCCCGAAGGCACCGTTACGTCGAGCGTAGCTCCGGCGTAAACATAAATGCAAGGCGTATAAGAAGTCGTACCGGCAGAAGCGTTGATGCCGTCGTCATAAGCGTAGATCGTCGTCGTGCCGCCACGGAAATACAGGTAGACGGCTTGCATACCTTCGCGAGCGTAAGTAATATCGACCGTTCCGCCCGAGATCGTCGCCGAGTAATCGGCAAGAATGCCTTGGTCCATCGTATAGAGAGTTAAAGTACCACCGGAAACGGTGACCGTACCCGCGCCGTTGTCATTGTTTGCGTGAATGGCGTCGTCATACGATTTGATATAGATCGTCCCACCCGATATCGTGATATCGTCATACGATTTGATACCCTTGGTCGAATCGGAAGAATAGGACGTTTTCGTTACGGAAATCGTACTGCTCGAAACAGACAGCCTCAGCGCATTGTACGTACTCGTAAGGTAACTCGTCGAAGCAAGTGAAGAAGATTTTGCACTGTACGAACTCGTCGAGGGTTCCGTCACGCTGCTTGTAAACCGATACACGGTAAAGTAGGTATACTCGGACGCGTACGACTTGAACTTATAGTAATAATAGGACGACTCGTACGTCTTATAGGTAGGCGTAACCCACGCGTAATCGGAAGATGAGTTGTAGAAATACACGGCATACCAATAGCTCGAAGAGTAAGAAGAAATCGCAAGGTAAGCGTCGCTCGATACGCCCGTATTGGTATAGGAAGAATAAGAGGACGTGTAGACGGTAATGCTTGTCGAAGACCCGCTTATACTCACGCTGTCGCTTCCCGTAATGCCGTCGTACGCGGCGTAAACGGTAAGAGAACCGCCCGTTATGGTAACGTCACCGGAGGATGATTTTATCCCGTCGCCCGCATACGAACGAACGATGATTGTACCGCCGGAAACGTCTACGTCGCTTCCCGTAATGCCGTTGTCATAACTGTTGATTGTGATCGTACCGTCGGTGATCGTCGTCGTACCGTCCGCCGCAATTCCGTCGTCTTCAGCAAGTTCTACCGTGACTATGCCGCCTGCAATCGTAATGTTTCCGTCCGTTGACAGTCCGCTTTCGAGCGTACCGGCATTGGCGTGGATACCGTCTTCCACCGCTTTGACGACTACCGTCGCATCGGTCAAGGTAATATTATTTGCCGATTTGATCCCTTTTGCCGAAGCGCCCGCCGTAGCGTACGTTCC from Clostridia bacterium includes:
- a CDS encoding GNAT family N-acetyltransferase; protein product: MTVRVAQEKDAEEILALLQQVLELHAKIRPDMFVSGTTKYSYDEVIEIINDKSRRCYVAVDENERVLGHALCIVREPTVQPFLVPFRSLYIDDLCVDESARGKHIGTALFDYVKEEALRLSCYEITLNVWEGNDGAIAFYERLGMKPKSSNLELVLKSSN
- a CDS encoding HAMP domain-containing histidine kinase, with the translated sequence MNAADIRRLRKKFIGIAMLSLFFVMIFIVTAINLSVFFFTLSSVHKRLDGLSEQPVQEQMHNFSAPSMDDIFSPQLSNNLFYVFVFKEDGSYTVRTNTPEKVSEEVISRAEILQSGNKDFGREGSYYYQKTTNADGSYTIVLLNCESELSMIYRILFLSLAIFVIVLMGMFLLIYRISAYAIRPEIENNRRQKEFITNASHELKTPLAVIRANTELLEMTAGENEWTQSTLAQVDRIDGLIKNLVMIAKSDEKANAEEKAVPFNVSVAVEQTTDTYIAVATQQEKSLVKQIEDNLSMIGNEGKIRQLATILLDNAMKYCDEKGTITVYLSKGKKETMTLAVSNDYKDGATVDYTRFFDRFYRQDTSHNIDKGGYGIGLSIAENICKEYHGEISAKWENGVITFTCALRG
- a CDS encoding response regulator transcription factor; translation: MKILFAEDTKDLNKAVSTALTIEKYDVDSVFDGEEALERLKTNAYDCIILDIMMPKKDGLEVLTELRKRHITSPVIMLTAKAEIEDRVAGLDAGADDYLPKPFAMKELLARIRSACRRSSDYNTERVSFCGLELDPDNYELSAKNSIRLSVKEYELMQVLMKNADVPLSSGTLLERVWKRDENADADTLWLYISYLKGKLRAVGSTVTINGTKGGEFLLTTEEK
- a CDS encoding GTP pyrophosphokinase family protein, yielding MQSIYGDHLPKMEKTMGDILDRIEALRKNLTENYGMDPIEHCLSRIKAEDSMREKCRRNGLPENTESALRVLTDAIGVRIVCAFVGDVYKVAEYLRSFPDYEIVTEKDYIRNVKPNGYRSYHMILKTAEGYFVEIQLRTISMDTWAALEHHLKYKKNVVTNAELIKAELKRCADELASTDVSMQAIRDMIVESRGW